A window from Cryobacterium sp. SO1 encodes these proteins:
- a CDS encoding PP2C family serine/threonine-protein phosphatase — MFNEFHHQARGRGHELDGTRGQDRTQYLSRGDVQAICLADGAGSASHSEFGAQAVVDEGCVALVEQFDQLVARIDGGQVKIELLERLLAKVTTVAERHGRDVQDFASTFLGVAVSGDQFLGAHVGDGVIGYLKNGELHVCSAPDNSEFANQTTFVTSSGAAGSMRLFRGSLQGVTGFILMSDGAGESLFNARTRQLAAACTKIIVAVGATPTRLSRNSKPKKQLRKLVDVRVRNATKDDCSIGVLGRP; from the coding sequence ATGTTCAACGAGTTCCACCATCAAGCTCGTGGTCGAGGGCACGAGCTCGACGGAACGCGCGGACAGGATCGGACGCAATATCTTTCGCGGGGTGACGTCCAGGCGATCTGTCTCGCTGACGGCGCAGGGTCTGCCTCTCACTCCGAATTCGGTGCGCAAGCAGTAGTAGACGAGGGATGCGTCGCGCTGGTCGAGCAGTTCGACCAGCTTGTGGCGCGCATCGACGGTGGACAAGTCAAGATCGAGCTTCTAGAGCGGCTTCTCGCCAAGGTCACCACAGTCGCCGAGCGTCACGGTCGTGACGTGCAAGACTTCGCCTCTACCTTTCTCGGCGTTGCGGTCTCTGGCGATCAGTTCCTCGGCGCACATGTGGGTGACGGGGTTATTGGATACCTCAAGAACGGGGAACTGCATGTCTGCTCCGCTCCAGACAACAGCGAGTTCGCGAATCAAACAACCTTCGTGACCTCTTCGGGAGCCGCCGGGTCGATGCGACTGTTTCGAGGCTCGCTGCAAGGGGTGACCGGGTTCATCCTTATGAGCGACGGCGCTGGGGAAAGCCTGTTCAACGCTCGCACGCGTCAGCTGGCGGCCGCATGCACCAAGATCATCGTGGCCGTTGGGGCTACGCCCACCAGACTGAGCAGGAACTCGAAGCCCAAGAAACAGTTGCGGAAGCTCGTAGACGTCAGAGTGCGCAACGCGACCAAGGACGACTGTTCCATAGGCGTCCTAGGTCGGCCGTAA
- a CDS encoding VWA domain-containing protein, whose protein sequence is MALNIGADDLVENPTPRVPVALCLDTSGSMMGEKIRELVQGVNLFYDAIDEDDDAHDAAEVSIVEFNSAASLIQDFASVERLSRIDAIDATGGTALGDGVNLALDTLEKRKSTYSNAGVLYYQPWLVLMTDGQPNGRSDELERAVRRVTELVAQKKLTVFPIGIGADADMDVLARFSPNRPPLRLRGLSFKEFFEWLSKSVSRVSRSTPGDAVKLDLEGLAGWADL, encoded by the coding sequence ATGGCACTCAATATTGGCGCCGACGACCTCGTCGAGAACCCAACCCCGCGCGTCCCCGTAGCGCTCTGCCTCGACACGAGCGGATCGATGATGGGAGAGAAGATTCGCGAACTCGTCCAGGGCGTCAACCTGTTCTACGATGCGATCGACGAAGATGACGACGCGCACGATGCCGCCGAGGTAAGCATTGTCGAGTTCAACTCCGCGGCGAGTCTGATTCAAGACTTCGCGAGCGTCGAGCGCCTGAGTCGCATCGATGCCATCGATGCGACTGGCGGCACAGCCCTCGGTGACGGTGTGAACCTCGCGCTCGACACCCTCGAGAAGCGCAAGTCCACATACTCCAACGCGGGCGTCCTGTACTACCAGCCCTGGCTCGTTCTGATGACCGACGGCCAACCGAACGGGCGTTCCGATGAGCTCGAACGCGCAGTCCGTCGCGTGACCGAACTCGTCGCTCAGAAGAAACTCACGGTCTTCCCGATCGGGATCGGCGCGGATGCTGACATGGACGTACTCGCGCGATTCAGCCCGAACCGACCTCCGCTTCGCCTCCGAGGCCTGAGCTTCAAAGAGTTCTTCGAGTGGCTATCGAAGTCTGTTTCCCGAGTCTCGCGGTCCACGCCCGGCGACGCCGTCAAGCTTGATCTTGAGGGCTTAGCAGGCTGGGCGGATTTGTAA